A window from Pseudobutyrivibrio ruminis HUN009 encodes these proteins:
- the ybeY gene encoding rRNA maturation RNase YbeY, whose amino-acid sequence MTILMESETEVDFDFDYEKVAKDVVNTALDYMKFPFETEVSITLTDNDGIQVINKEFRDIDAPTDVLSFPMIEYEKPGDFSKIEENDDLFNPETGEVILGDIVLNIPRIHAQAEEYQHSNLREYAFLIAHSMLHLMGFDHMTEEEASVMEQKQREILNILNISRD is encoded by the coding sequence ATGACAATTTTAATGGAAAGCGAAACAGAAGTTGATTTCGACTTCGATTATGAGAAAGTTGCAAAAGATGTGGTGAATACTGCTTTGGATTATATGAAATTCCCTTTCGAAACTGAAGTAAGCATCACTCTGACAGACAACGATGGTATACAGGTAATCAATAAAGAATTTAGAGATATTGATGCACCTACCGATGTATTATCATTCCCTATGATTGAGTACGAAAAACCGGGTGATTTTTCAAAAATCGAAGAGAATGATGATTTATTTAACCCTGAGACAGGAGAAGTAATTCTTGGAGATATAGTTCTTAATATTCCTCGTATTCATGCGCAAGCAGAGGAATATCAGCATTCAAATCTCAGAGAGTATGCTTTTCTTATAGCCCATAGTATGTTACATTTAATGGGGTTTGATCACATGACAGAGGAGGAAGCTTCTGTTATGGAACAAAAACAAAGGGAGATATTAAACATACTAAATATATCTCGAGATTAA